From a region of the Impatiens glandulifera chromosome 4, dImpGla2.1, whole genome shotgun sequence genome:
- the LOC124937078 gene encoding uncharacterized protein LOC124937078 — translation MDSSSTLNLNIWKDTTTPRSLYSNRPRFSTFSLHSSSSSYSTASAVYNTSTINTARKAITRSLQIKGHSNNNDSDNPTLFKLKPIRNLKSSSGYRSFWRRILFGSNKFRSVILLNLVTVIYASNISVVKDVETITDPAAFTVVRFVISAIPFIPFAFKTWEDIPTRNAGIELGCWISLGYLMQAFGLLTSDAGRASFLSMMTVIVVPILDGMLGAIIPSRTWFGVLMSVLGITMLESSGSPPSVGDLLNFLSAIFFGIHILRTEHISRQTNRDKFLHLLSYEVCVIAIFSTFSYLIGAWFGGGFEESSSPLTWTLIWDWMEAFPWIPALYTGVFSTVLCLWVEMSAMRDVSATETAIIYGLEPVWGAGFAWFLLGERWGVTGWIGAAFVLGGSLMVQLHGSSTPASSSLPFQDSDSKQKENHSLVSNKQIPSPLRQPIVVTPRRDETDPFKK, via the exons ATGGATTCTTCGTCGACTTTGAATTTGAACATATGGAAGGACACTACTACACCTAGATCCTTATATTCTAATCGGCCGCGTTTCTCTACGTTCTCATTACACTCTTCATCCTCCTCTTATTCGACAGCATCAGCCGTATATAATACATCTACCATAAATACCGCAAGGAAAGCAATTACAAGATCCTTACAGATCAAGGGTCATTCAAACAACAATGATTCAGATAACCCAACTCTGTTTAAATTGAAACCGATCAGAAATCTCAAATCATCATCTGGGTATCGATCTTTCTGGCGTCGGATTCTATTTGGGTCCAACAAATTCCGAAGCGTCATTTTGCTCAATCTCGTCACAGTTATTTACG CTAGTAACATTTCAGTTGTTAAAGATGTTGAGACAATCACGGATCCAGCAGCATTCACTGTGGTTCGATTTGTTATATCAGCTATTCCATTTATCCCTTTTGCTTTCAAGACATGGGAAGATATTCCTACTCGTAACGCTGGAATTGAGTTGGGTTGTTGGATTAGTTTAGGATATTTGATGCAAGCATTTGGGTTACTTACATCAGATGCTGGACGTGCATCTTTTCTTTCCATGATGACT GTAATTGTGGTTCCAATTCTTGATGGAATGTTAGGGGCAATTATTCCTTCACGTACATGGTTTGGAGTTTTAATGTCTGTTCTAGGAATCACAATGTTGGAATCAAGTGGATCTCCTCCCAGT GTTGGAGATCTGCTGAACTTTTTGAGTGCTATCTTTTTCGGTATTCACATACTAAGAACAGAACACATATCAAGACAAACCAACAGAGATAAATTCTTACACCTGCTTAGCTACGAG GTATGTGTCATTGCTATCTTCTCAACTTTTTCGTACTTAATTGGAGCTTGGTTTGGTGGTGGCTTTGAGGAGAGTTCTTCACCTTTGACCTGGACATTGATTTGGGATTGGATGGAAGCATTTCCGTGGATACCTGCACTTTATACTGGTGTGTTCTCCACAGTATTATGCTTATGGGTGGAg ATGAGTGCCATGCGTGATGTTTCGGCTACTGAAACTGCAATAATATATGGTCTGGAGCCAGTATGGGGTGCTGGTTTTGCATGGTTTCTTCTTGGAGAAAGATGGGGAGTGACTGGCTGGATTGGAGCTGCTTTTGTGCTTG GGGGTAGCTTGATGGTTCAGTTACACGGTTCATCTACTCCAGCATCATCTTCTCTGCCCTTCCAAGATTCAGATTCTAAGCAGAAGGAGAATCACTCATTAGTTTCGAACAAGCAAATTCCTTCACCTCTTCGCCAGCCAATTGTTGTCACCCCCAGAAGAGATGAAACAGATCCATTTAAGAAGTGA
- the LOC124936207 gene encoding protein C2-DOMAIN ABA-RELATED 8-like, protein MTTLGLLRIKVLRGINLVVQDIIASDPYVIVTMGNQKVKTRFIHNNCNPQWDEELTLAINDTNLLPIILAVWDKDTLTGDDKMGDAEIDIKPYIKMMMKLLDDDDQELFREEGRVVGIVEANKKMNCLVEESCIFWKNGKMIQEMHLELRNVKSGQVQIQIEWINNPLHSKLPTFV, encoded by the exons ATGACGACACTAGGGTTATTGAGAATCAAGGTTCTTCGAGGCATAAATCTTGTCGTTCAAGACATAATAGCTAGTGATCCTTATGTCATAGTCACCATGGGAAATCAG AAAGTGAAGACTCGTTTCATACACAACAATTGTAATCCTCAATGGGACGAAGAGCTTACTCTGGCGATCAACGACACAAATCTTCTTCCTATTATCTTA GCAGTTTGGGATAAGGACACTTTGACAGGAGACGATAAAATGGGTGATGCTGAAATAGACATTAAACCGTAcataaagatgatgatgaaattattagatgatgatgatcaagAATTGTTTCGAGAAGAAGGTAGAGTGGTGGGGATAGTTGAAGCAAACAAGAAGATGAATTGTCTTGTTGAGGAAAGTTGCATCTTTTGGAAAAATGGGAAAATGATTCAAGAAATGCATCTTGAATTGAGAAATGTTAAATCTGGACAAGTTCAAATCCAGATTGAGTGGATTAACAACCCACTTCATTCTAAACTACCTACCTTTGTTTAA
- the LOC124935511 gene encoding ethylene-responsive transcription factor ERF017-like has translation MKPIPVKRVRGRYNYKGVRLKKSGKWVAESRKQMGRNKIWLGTYNTEKEAALAHDAAIVCLRGASSFASLNFPDDLPILQIIPTASPIPRFSWRQRCMHLKIGTTPSFLFGSPGQTS, from the coding sequence ATGAAGCCCATTCCTGTGAAGAGAGTCCGCGGTCGGTACAATTACAAAGGGGTGAGGTTGAAGAAATCGGGAAAGTGGGTGGCGGAGTCGCGGAAGCAAATGGGCCGCAACAAAATCTGGCTCGGAACTTACAATACTGAGAAGGAAGCTGCCCTAGCCCACGATGCCGCCATCGTCTGTCTTCGTGGAGCTTCTTCTTTCGCATCACTCAATTTTCCTGATGACCTTCCAATATTGCAAATCATCCCGACAGCTTCTCCAATTCCGAGATTCAGTTGGCGGCAGAGATGCATGCACTTAAAGATCGGGACGACGCCGTCGTTCCTGTTCGGCTCCCCGGGACAGACGTCGTGA
- the LOC124935111 gene encoding uncharacterized protein At4g22758-like, translating into MRMLLPKQKKSQTGKGNRLLISITVIGSAGPIRFVVNEEDIVSGVIVTALKTYAREGRLPILGSDINNFLLYCSLAGTDALNPSMTIGSIGVRNFMLCKKPQTEKTNTDEQQKHEVSSSSSRKGNGSWKAWLNKSLNLKVSSH; encoded by the exons aTGAGAATGTTGCTTCCTAAGCAGAAGAAGAGTCAGACTGGCAAAGGCAATCGTCTCTTAATCAGCATCACTGTCATCGGTAGCGCAGGACCCATCAGATTTGTCGTCAATGAAGAAGATATCGTTTCTGGGGTCATCGTCACCGCTCTCAAAACTTACGCTCGTGAGGGCCGTCTTCCTATACTTGGATCCGACATCAATAATTTCCTTCTCTACTGTTCTCTTGCCGGAACTGATG CTTTAAACCCGTCGATGACAATTGGATCTATTGGTGTGAGAAACTTCATGCTCTGCAAGAAACCTCAGACTGAAAAAACCAACACTGATGAACAACAGAAACAtgaagtttcttcttcttcttcaaggaAGGGTAATGGTAGCTGGAAGGCTTGGCTAAACAAATCTCTCAATCTTAAGGTCTCTAGCCATTAG
- the LOC124936149 gene encoding NAD(P)H-quinone oxidoreductase subunit L, chloroplastic, with translation MSCHIPKALPSLFFQSHNTKPVSHIYGIHKTTTKPNKLSRNLVCKLIDFSIIPRQKPIISLAGQLWAVVLANPTLPALAVTGVNNEEDFIWKLIQLGISAFIYFLIVPPFIMNWLRIRWYRRGLLEMYTQFMFVFLFFPGILLWAPFLNFRKFPRDPTMKYPWSKPEDPSKIPSGFRKYPWATPEDYDGL, from the exons ATGAGCTGCCACATTCCAAAGGCTCTTCCTTCTCTCTTCTTCCAATCCCATAACACTAAACCAGTCTCCCACATTTATGGCATACACAAAACCACCACTAAACCAAACAAACTATCGAGAAACCTCGTTTGCAAGCTTATCGACTTCTCAATTATTCCTCGTCAAAAACCCATTATTAGTCTTGCAGGTCAATTGTGGGCAGTAGTCTTGGCCAAT CCGACTCTACCAGCTTTGGCTGTGACCGGGGTGAATAATGAAGAAGACTTCATATGGAAGTTGATTCAATTGGGAATTTCAGCTTTTATCTATTTCCTCATTGTCCCA CCATTTATAATGAACTGGCTGAGGATAAGATGGTACAGGAGAGGTCTTTTGGAGATGTACACACAATTCATgtttgttttcttgttttttccTGG GATACTGCTGTGGGCGCCGTTTCTGAACTTCAGGAAGTTTCCGAGGGATCCAACGATGAAGTACCCTTGGTCTAAACCGGAAGATCCTTCGAAAATTCCATCTGGATTCCGTAAATACCCTTGGGCTACTCCAGAAGATTATGATGGTCTTTGA
- the LOC124935668 gene encoding cysteine-rich receptor-like protein kinase 43 translates to MSTKSSSFIKQLIKPFNFSFSKGGRETEDLEKIAANEQKQFSFETLAQATRNFHTDQKLGQGGFGPVYKGKLKDGREIAVKKLSQTSNQGKREFMTEAKLLAQVQHRNVVNLLGYCLHGSEKILVYDYIPHESLDKFLFKSENQRRLLDWKKRFDIISGIAKGLLYLHEDSHECIIHRDIKASNILLDGKWVPKIADFGMARLYKEDKTHVQTRVAGTNGYMAPEYLLYGNLSVKADVFSYGVVVLELISGLKNSNFNLDPDSSNLLEWVYKLYKNSNSLEAMDKILTPSAIPEQVALCIQIGLLCTQSDPQLRPSMRRVVVMLSKKLGTIEQEPVAPGILGTRFSKGYKPNSTKEGSSVFSGNSSSTSNSNTNTSTHTNTNTVSTATTSLSGVANSRKDPHGKRPVSGH, encoded by the exons ATGAGTACCAAATCCAGCAGCTTTATTAAACAACTCATCAAACCCTTCAATTTCAGTTTCAGTAAAG GCGGACGCGAAACTGAAGACTTAGAGAAGATCGCCGCAAACGAGCAGAAGCAATTCTCTTTTGAAACCTTAGCTCAAGCAACCCGAAATTTCCACACCGATCAGAAGCTCGGCCAAGGAGGCTTTGGCCCTGTTTACAAG GGTAAACTGAAGGATGGGAGAGAGATAGCTGTGAAGAAGCTATCTCAGACATCAAACCAAGGGAAGAGAGAATTCATGACTGAAGCTAAACTGTTGGCACAAGTTCAACATAGAAATGTTGTGAATTTGTTGGGTTATTGTTTACACGGTTCTGAAAAGATACTAGTTTATGATTACATACCCCACGAGAGCCTCGACAAGTTTCTCTTCA AATCAGAGAATCAAAGAAGATTGCTGGATTGGAAGAAGAGATTTGACATAATTTCAGGGATTGCTAAAGGTTTGCTTTACCTACACGAAGACTCGCACGAATGCATCATTCACAGAGATATCAAAGCCAGCAATATTCTATTAGACGGGAAATGGGTCCCCAAAATTGCAGATTTTGGCATGGCCCGTCTCTACAAAGAAGACAAGACTCACGTCCAAACCCGAGTGGCTGGCACAAA TGGTTATATGGCTCCAGAATATCTCCTCTACGGAAATCTCTCGGTGAAGGCTGATGTATTCAGCTATGGAGTCGTCGTTTTAGAATTAATATCAGGACTTAAGAATTCAAACTTCAACCTTGATCCAGATTCTAGTAATCTTCTTGAATgg GTATACAAGCTATACAAGAACAGCAATAGCTTGGAAGCAATGGACAAAATTCTGACTCCTTCTGCTATACCAGAGCAGGTAGCTTTGTGCATACAAATTGGGCTTCTTTGCACCCAATCTGATCCACAGCTAAGACCCAGCATGAGACGGGTTGTGGTCATGTTATCAAAGAAGCTCGGTACAATCGAGCAAGAGCCCGTTGCACCCGGGATACTTGGTACTAGATTTAGCAAAGGGTACAAACCAAACAGCACCAAAGAAGGATCTTCAGTTTTTTCGGGTAATTCTAGTTCCACTTCAAATTCCAACACCAATACAAGTACACATACTAATACTAATACGGTTTCGACTGCAACTACAAGCTTGTCGGGGGTCGCGAATTCGCGGAAGGATCCTCATGGGAAACGTCCTGTTAGTGGCCATTAG
- the LOC124936708 gene encoding F-box protein SKIP28 — MGDDEESFAESSMAAIRNGESPHEGLFLIITYLPLIDLLSTRAVCRSLRDAVNHDVLPWLQLSVTPPLSSRLSDNILFQLCAKARGRLTTLALINCTKITDSAIQIVSENNPFITKMYLPGCTSLTIDGIIRSVKTLTENSHTLTSLKINGIYNIDKHHLQMLNTFLHHHHHNQPSLRFYQQFKNSSVINNDDDDPIDVSICPKCDEVRIVFDCSRNDCKCRGCEICIPRCVECSGCFESDEYEEEETACNHVICSSCWLLLLPKCSFCNKPYCNLNDCRRLLHLPNFICDNCCARFVTTTAVTEE, encoded by the exons ATGGGAGACGACGAAGAGAGCTTCGCAGAGAGTTCGATGGCTGCGATAAGAAATGGCGAATCACCTCATGAAGGGTTGTTTCTGATAATAACTTACCTCCCGCTTATCGATCTTCTATCCACGAGAGCAGTTTGCAGATCACTAAGAGATGCAGTCAACCATGATGTCCTTCCATGGCTACAATTAAGCGTCACACCACCTCTAAGCTCCCGCCTATCCGATAACATCCTGTTTCAGTTATGCGCCAAAGCTCGTGGACGCCTTACAACACTCGCTCTCATAAACTGCACCAAAATCACTGATAGCGCAATTCAAATTGTTTCCGAAAACAATCCTTTCATCACAAAG ATGTACTTACCAGGTTGTACGAGTTTAACCATAGATGGAATCATAAGATCTGTTAAGACATTAACAGAGAATTCCCATACCTTAACAAGTTTGAAGATTAATGGAATCTATAATATAGATAAACATCATCTTCAAATGCTCAACaccttccttcatcatcatcatcacaatCAGCCTTCTCTTCGATTCTATCAACAATTCAAGAACTCGTCGGTTAttaataatgatgatgatgatccgaTTGATGTGAGTATATGTCCGAAGTGCGATGAAGTGAGAATTGTGTTTGATTGTTCCAGAAACGACTGTAAATGCAGAGGATGTGAGATTTGCATACCGAGATGTGTAGAATGCAGCGGATGTTTCGAATCAGATGAatacgaagaagaagaaacggCCTGCAATCACGTAATATGTTCGTCTTGttggcttcttcttcttccaaaatGCAGCTTCTGCAACAAACCTTACTGTAACTTAAACGATTGTCGTCGTCTTCTTCATCTTCCAAACTTCATCTGTGATAATTGTTGTGCAAGATTTGTAACAACTACAGCAGTAACAGAGGAATGA
- the LOC124936709 gene encoding uncharacterized protein LOC124936709 has product MALEWVVLGYAAAAEAIMVLLLTIPGLNALRKGLVAVTRNLLKPFLSIVPFCLFLLMDIYWKYETRPNCESSDSCTPTEHLRHQKSIMKSQRNALLIAAALTFYWLLYSVTHLVVRVEQLNQRVQRLKNQE; this is encoded by the coding sequence ATGGCGTTAGAATGGGTAGTTCTAGGTTATGCCGCAGCAGCAGAGGCTATAATGGTTCTCCTCCTTACCATCCCTGGCTTGAACGCTCTCCGTAAAGGTCTAGTCGCCGTCACTCGCAACCTCTTGAAACCGTTCCTATCAATCGTACCGTTTTGCCTCTTTCTCCTCATGGATATTTACTGGAAATACGAGACGCGGCCGAATTGCGAATCGTCTGATTCGTGCACACCGACTGAGCATCTCCGTCACCAGAAATCGATCATGAAATCGCAGAGGAATGCGCTCTTAATAGCCGCTGCTCTTACCTTCTATTGGCTGTTGTATTCCGTTACTCATCTTGTTGTTCGTGTTGAACAGTTGAATCAGCGTGTCCAGAGGTTGAAGAACCAGGAGTGA
- the LOC124934088 gene encoding phragmoplastin DRP1C-like has protein sequence MATMESLIGLVNRIQQACTVLGDYGGEGMSLWEALPSVAVVGGQSSGKSSVLESVVGRDFLPRGSGIVTRRPLVLQLHKIESGAEYAEFLHARNKKFTDFASVRKEIADETDRITGKSKQISNIPIQLSIYSPNVVNLTLIDLPGLTKVAVDGQPDSIVQDIENMVRSYVEKPNCIILAISPANQDIATSDAIKLAKEVDPTGERTFGVLTKLDLMDKGTNAVDVLEGRQYRLLHPWVGIVNRSQADINKNVDMLAARRKEVEYFESSHEYGHLAHKMGAEYLAKLLSEHLEAVIRQRIPSIIALINKTIDELNAELDRIGRPVGVDGGAQLYTILEMCRAFDRVFKEHLDGGRPGGDRIYGVFDHQLPAAMKKLPLDRHLSLSNVKKVISEADGYQPHLIAPEQGYRRLIDGSLGYFKGPAEASVDAVHLILKELVRKAVVATQELKRFPSLQADIANSANDSLEKFRDESRRTVLRLVEMESTYLTVEFFRKLQMEPEKNSNPPPNASTQNTDRYGDQHLRRIGSNVTAYVSMVCDSLKTSIPKAVVTCQVLQAKRALLNQFYANVGRKEKEQLGKMLDEDPTLMERRQQIWKRLELYKSARDAIDSVGWK, from the exons ATGGCGACAATGGAGAGTTTGATCGGTTTAGTCAACAGAATCCAGCAAGCTTGCACCGTTCTCGGTGATTATGGTGGCGAAGGAATGTCTCTTTGGGAAGCTCTTCCCTCTGTTGCTGTAGTAGGAGGCCAG AGTTCTGGTAAGTCATCGGTCCTAGAAAGTGTAGTTGGAAGAGACTTTTTGCCTCGTGGATCGG GTATTGTCACTAGGAGGCCATTGGTTTTGCAATTACATAAGATAGAGAGTGGAGCTGAATATGCTGAGTTCCTACATGCAAGAAACAAAAAATTCACTGATTTTG CTTCTGTTCGTAAGGAGATTGCGGATGAAACAGACCGGATTACTGGAAAGTCGAAACAGATCTCCAATATTCCAATTCAACTCAGCATATATTCTCCAAATG TTGTTAACTTGACGTTAATTGATCTTCCCGGGTTAACTAAGGTTGCTGTTG ACGGACAACCTGATAGTATCGTTCAAGATATCGAGAATATGGTTAGGTCCTATGTTGAAAAG CCAAATTGTATTATTCTGGCGATTTCTCCTGCTAATCAAGATATTGCCACTTCTGATGCTATAAAGCTTGCTAAAGAAGTTGATCCTACGG GTGAAAGAACATTTGGAGTGCTCACTAAGCTTGATCTTATGGACAAGGGAACAAACGCTGTGGAT GTACTTGAAGGAAGGCAATACAGGCTTCTACATCCATGGGTAGGAATTGTGAACCGTTCGCAAGCTGATATAAACAAGAATGTTGACATGTTAGCTGCGCGAAGAAAGGAGGTCGAGTATTTTGAATCTAGCCATGAGTATGGACACCTGGCTCACAAAATGGGTGCTGAATATCTGGCAAAGCTTTTATCTGAG CATCTCGAAGCAGTAATTAGGCAGCGTATACCCAGCATCATTGCCTTGATAAATAAGACAATTGATGAGCTCAATGCAGAATTGGATCGCATCGGAAGACCAGTTGGTGTTGATGGTGGG GCTCAACTATACACGATTTTAGAAATGTGCAGAGCATTTGACCGGGTATTCAAGGAACACTTGGATGGAGG ACGACCAGGTGGAGATCGAATATATGGTGTTTTCGATCATCAACTACCTGCAGCAATGAAAAAGCTTCCATTGGATCGTCATCTTTCTCTAAGCAATGTCAAGAAAGTGATCTCAGAAGCAGATGGTTATCAACCTCATTTGATTGCTCCAGAACAAGGATACAGGAGACTAATAGATGGTTCTCTGGGTTATTTCAAGGGTCCAGCTGAAGCTTCTGTTGATGCT GTACACTTGATCTTGAAAGAGCTTGTGAGGAAGGCAGTAGTAGCAACTCAG GAACTTAAACGGTTTCCATCTCTTCAAGCTGACATAGCAAATTCTGCAAATGATTCATTGGAAAAATTCCGCGATGAAAGCAGGAGAACAGTATTGAGATTGGTGGAGATGGAGTCCACTTATCTGACTGTTGAATTTTTCAGAAAACTTCAGATGGAACCAGAGAAGAACTCAAATCcacccccaaatgcttcaactCAAAATACAGATCGATACGGAGACCAGCACCTACGGAGGATTG GATCAAATGTTACTGCTTATGTCAGCATGGTATGTGATTCATTGAAGACCTCAATCCCCAAAGCTGTTGTTACATGTCAAGTCCTGCAGGCTAAGAGAGCATTGCTCAATCAGTTCTATGCTAATGTTGGCAGGAAGGAG AAGGAACAACTTGGTAAAATGTTGGATGAAGATCCAACACTGATGGAAAGAAGACAGCAAATATGGAAGAGGCTTGAACTATACAAATCAGCAAGAGACGCGATTGATTCAGTTGGATGGAAATAA